The genomic region CATTTACAATGGGCTCAGAGTGATTGTGTGGACATGTAATTTCCGGGGCTAGAGTTTTCCAGCATCTTCCTATTGAGTATCTTTTGTATGTGGTGGGTAGAATGTAGGGGAAACGATTCTATCAAATAGGGATCCTCTGTCCCTTATGTCACTAACATCGTTGCATGCTACTTTACTCGGTTTTTCAACTGCTGGATGAAGCTATTTAATTGATAGGCAGTCATTAAAATGTTTCTTCCATTTGAATTACAACGTGCGTTGGTTCAAAGGCATTCCTCTTGTCACTTGATTTATCGTATTAACCTTTTTTGAATTGCTGGCCTCGTGTCATGCGGCTTAAGGATCAATTGAATTAACGCGAGTGAATCCGCATATGCAATTATGTTGTTTTTGCTTTTCACCATTCAGAAAGGAGGAGAAGTGATTTTTATCTGATTATTCAGTTGAACGTTTGGATTGTTTTGGGTATTTGGCTTTGTcaatgagaattttcattcaatgtcACAGAGCAGTTGATTATTCTTCTGACTTTATCGACAGAATTACGTTGATGTTAATCTCAGTCGGCAAATCCCGGTTGATTATTCCAGGGTAAAGTAGACAATATGCACCAAATGTCGACGTAAACAGGAGTTTATGGGGGGCTTCAAGTGTCAAGTACCTGGATTATTTACCTGGATCCCTGGATTATCCCTCGATCATTGAATTGAGTGTATTGTTGTGATGCTGCCGTATTTTTTTGCTTctgttttcatttaaaatgtcGAGGTTCATCTTAGATGTTGGATtattagttttttaatttttccagtcagtcttcagtttatgattaaatttgtttatcaatttttgtcCATTGATGAGAATTGGtattcattcaataaattcatgaattctCTCAACGAATTCGCTGGCCCGATCCAATTTACCCACCTCATTGTCAAGTGAATTCAATTGTTCCTTCAAGAATCTCCTGTGACCTCTAATCGGAACTTTTGTCATCGTTCGATCTTGAATATTGAGTATGTCATTGGGTATGTATCCGGTGTACCCCATAGTGTGACTCCCCGTCACATCGGGAGTCATCGTGTATGCCATAGTGAGACAGACAGTTGGACAACCATGAAGAGGAAGTGAGACGAACCAACAACTTCCACCGATCGATTCCTGGGGCTCGTGGTTAACTCCCTGGGGTTTAGTTCTCCTTTATGCCACGCCTTGTGCCAGCATGGGCTTTTCCTATCCgctgtgacaaaaaaaaaacttttccatATTATTAATCATGCAGTCTCTCATTTAAACTTTGGGAAACATTTTTCGAATTAATTAGAATGGTCACGTTGGTGCAAGGTATGCTCTCGAGCGAGGACAAAATGGGAGGATGGAGGATTCATTGTACTCTTGATTTGTTTGAACTTCCGGTGAAAGGGCGCACCCTTGCAAAGTTCTATGAAACGCTCGCTTATTTGATAGCGGAATGGCTTGACAGCTAAAGACTTAAACAACCAATCATGTTctggaataatggaaaataattctcgTGGGATGAATTGAATTGTCCCGTTTTCACCTCAAAGGATGGTCATAAATCTTCCAACATTGGAATTTGTACTCCCTTCTAACATGAAAAAAGCAAGTtattttcatgataaaaatCGTCATTTGGCATCTTCTGATTTAGATGAGGAATTGAGTCTTCATTTTCTTCTGAACTTAATTCTCCTTTTTCAACTATGATGAAACATTGTCAGGAACTTATTAAAATAGTATGGGATCTGCTCTTTAAGGAAGTTGCAGAATTTAGTTTTCAACTTTCAAGACCTGAATAACAAGGAatcttggaaaattgaaatgaattttcctagGATGGATCGAGGTATACTCTGTTATCTGGCTCACTGAATGGAAACAAATCCTCGAATATcggaaattttattcacttaATCTGAACATGAACAGACGTGATTTCCAATGAAATGTCATGATTCAACTGCTCGTttataacattattttttctccttgaATTACTATTTCCGTCTTTGTGGAACCTTTGCAatggttttattttttgaaatttgtagttctaattttcacttttatttttgaaatgtgATGGGATATTGTAGGGATTTGAAGGAAAAACTATGTCTACTTTCTgagcaaaatgcaaaatttaacTCTTAACTTTCTAGACTTGAATAACCAAAGCCTCGGGTAATGGCAATTAATGCTCATGGGATGAATCGAATTATCCCTTGTCTGCGCCTCAAAGGATGAATGAGAAATTCTCCTTTGAAATTTCGATTCACATATCCTTAAAGACTGAACTCATTTCTGattaaattattctcttcTATTAACAGTAGTCCATCATTGtgtcaatttatttctctcgAAATTCTTCTGAATATGCAATTTTcagttatttcattttatggtcatcgtgaaaaatgaaatcattCTCAATAAAATCGCGTGACTCATTTTTACCTGGTAGAATATTCTTCGTCTTATTCGATCGTTATTTGCGTTACAAAATACCGACTTCATTCTTTCTATtgtgttgaaattaatttccacaCTTGTCTTCGAATATTAGACCTATTTAACCCTCTTTGGCGGtagatatttaattattggaccgttttatatttcaatttgATTCCTCATTACGACCCAAATGAAACAGCTTCatcagagaattattttcctgGACAAGATTAAGTTATTCTCTTCAACCCAAATGACTATCTCATAAATCCTGCACCCTCATAAATTTACGCCTAAAATTTTCGTACTACATTTGGGAGAGTTTTATCGCCCTTTACTTTGCACTAAAACTGAAAGCAATTTcagtattaaaaattcaaactttTGCGGAAACCCAATGGGAATCgtaatttaaattgaattattcgttGAAAATCAGTGGAAATCAGGATAATTCCGATAAATGTATTCTTGAATTTACAGTTAATTCGggattgaatattcatgattcCGTTGAACATTCAAATACATTGCGAAACTCTGATTTCAATTCTGTCAAAAACTTCATAatttctcgtgatttttattgaaattagaaattttatgaTATTCTCCCCCATCAATCACCTTGAATGTTGCTCCCTTAAAATGCacttattggattatggatagggattgtctcaataatataaaaacgatttaactattaactttaattatttgatgtcttcagatcaactgactctcagtgactaaagatttcacactctagacccatttgacaaaaggcccttgtttattcatttctttctgtttcttctctggttctatttattaaaaccattctaaacatttcggtactattcggagaaaaactataaaaactataacatactgatatggactgaaaacaactatagacagatgattcatttttgtccacacatatcaagcactctcaatagCACTGATCCCCTATCCACGAAATGCCAGTATTTTCTTCAATCTGAGAcatcaaattatttaatcaactATTCGTTAATCAGCATTAACCATTCATCTCCTCATTTACATTTTACTCAATCGCAtgagtaataattatttcaatgcacCTCACGCACCAGAAAATCTCCATCGGAATCTTCACGTGTGcattattatcatcattatAATATTACCATCATCCGCATACTTGGGAACGGCCTTCGGCACATGATCTTGAGTGGCTTGCATCAATAATCCCCCTCGAATATTCTTTCTCACGCGTCGAGACGCGTGTTATATGCTGTCTTGCAGTTGCACACCCGTCAGAATAAGTGAAAGTAGACCTCTCAATTTATCTACCAGTCGTATTATCCCTTCATTTTTCAGGTACACCGgatttcgtggaaaaaaaaaatgtttcagtagtttcgaagaaaaatatatcggAACACTTCTGCGAGCGAGACACCGGGATTTTCGGTGATTTATTCAGGGTATTTGTTATAATACGGCCACAATGGCTCCTAAACACTCTTAAGCTTCGTACGTGTTCGGATGTATACGAAGAGCGTAACTGGGATTACAGATCGTAAATATAAAGACTGACACGAGGGGCACGTATTGCTCACAGTGAATGGACCCTACTGGTCATTTACCTCCTATCGTTGatgatttaatgaaaattgtgtTTCATCCGATTGTTGACAATTATTCTTCATCCTGCTATCGAGTTATCCGCTgctcaaaatttatttgtgaatTATATCGAAAAACCGAGCACGGATGAGTGCGgatgaaatttaatataaaattctAATCGATatgattttaatattattatagGCTGGTAATACGTTAGGCAACAAGGGGATGAAGATTTTCTGAtgattggggggggggggacgaATAGCCAACAAGGTTTTTATTGAgaatgcttgatatgtgtggacaaaaatgaatcatctgtctatagttgttttcagtccatatcagtatgttatagtttttatagtttttctccaaacagtaccaaaatgtttagaatggttttaataaatagaaccagagaagaaacaaaaagaaatgaatgaacaagggccttttgtcaagtgggtctagagtgtgaaatctttagtcactaagagtcagttgatctggagacatcataccagaaagatatctcttctgcgtgcgataataaagaattaaaattgatagttgaatcgtttttatattattgagacatccctatccataatccaatagtttTCAAACGCACAAGCCGCAAAATTgatcagcacacttagaaaaAAGAGTACAATTTCATGAACAATTGATGACTAATTGTTGGGACAACGACACTGAATGTAATTTAGTGAGtgaaaatttgtgaaatttcGGAGCTGTAGACGAGGTTCGGATGAATATCAGAACGAACATCTCAAAATacaagaaatttgaaaatttgaattccTTAAGTCGTAATAGTACTTGAAATAGTCAACTGATCGATCGATACACCCAATCGTCAAATTTCACTTCGAATTATTCACAAAAtggtaaatattgaatttcttctccaaCTCAACCTAAATATTATATGAATATCCCACTGCACAAAACGCTCAAATTGTCTGGGTATTTCCCTTCACTCCAGGTCATTCTAAATCCCATCACAGTTTGCAACCaagaaaattgaaggaaaacaGTAGAAAATTTGTCTTCCATATCGAGTGAGCTTTGTTGAAGCTCACCGGTTTCCAGTGGATAAGATATTCGAAGGgaattcgaaaatattttcctgctCCGTGCTATATTTGTCACTATTAGACcgagattttgatttttcttattttcctcTGTCTGTATGCACCAGTGGCGCTGCATTTGGTATAGTACTCAACTGCAGTTACGTCCCACGAATGCATTTCTCGGAAGAACTCTCAAACAATCATAACGGGAGCAAACGAACCCTCGtatcacacacacacacccaCCCACATACATATCCAGGGGTTTTGTAACTAAAAGAAAAGTTGAAAGAACTAGAGTTACGGTTGTGGTCGTTAAAAAGCTCGAACTTTCCCAGTTTCAGTCCCTTTTTTACTACTGAAACATACGTATCAACATACTACACAACTCTGCACTCTACACCCCTCCCCTTTCTTTCATCCCCTTTCCATGTCTCACCCTCTCATCTCACTCTTTCTAATCTGTCAGTCTCGAATTGTTTGATGAATGTTTATCATTTCAGAACTTGGAGCATGTCTTGACAAGTACGAGAGAGGACTTTAAAACTGGAGTCAGTGCAGTTCAAGGGTTCATCACTATGGCGATTGGTCAACAACTTCCGGAACAATATACAGTACCACCACTGGCTAAGATATTTCACAGCTTACCACATCTCAACGTATCTCTTCACTCTGTCAACAACACATTCAATCCACGCTCGGAGATTTATCTCGAGGtagattttaaataattgaacaaGTACTGTaacgtaaatatttttattcatccgcAGTAGAAACCATGAGGCAGTTCAACGGAATATAGGCCAGTGCTTTCAGTTAAATTTCGTAGAATGAAATATCGTTCTAACGTTCATTCATGTAGTCTGATGTATTTTAATCAGATCATGAAGTGGTGGAGGGTCTTTTTATTTCACCTGCGAGTGGATGGTGATTGTGTGCACGAGTAGGGTGAGAAAGGATGGGATGAAGAACAGATAGACGAAAATATTGGCCATAAGTCGGTAGTAAAATAGAGAACGCTGATGGAgtgtttctttttttccacCGTTGTTACATCCGCAGTTGTACAGCAGGCTTTGGATTTAAGTTTACGATGATTTTATGTTTTCAACTGCAAAGGGAGACATTTGATTCTATTTTAAACTGTTAGGAAACACTCAAGTATTCTAGAAGAATAAGAAGACTTatctttgaaataaaattagatCTAATAATAATAGCATTTCCTTATGGGCTTCAATGGATTGATTTCCCCACTGAAAATTCCCTCTTGGATATCTTAAAAGTTCATTTAAATTCATCCTCTGATTCAACCTACAATCGAAAAATAGTCACTTCCACACAATTGAGTAGTAATACACTATTTATCCGACAATTACCTCACGTCCTGAATCCTCTCTGAACCATAAAATAAAGTCGACTTGTGGCATTTGCAGGTCCATTATCTCATCTCTTTTAGAAAGACTAAAGTCTTCTTCGCAGACGAATTAAAACCTTCTTTAAACAATTTGTGGTGGAATAAGGAGAGTTGGGTCATGAGGCCAGTAATATTAAAACTTcaccaaaaaatgaaaaaaaaatcagtggaagaaaagaaataaaacacCACTGTATGGGGATGAATCTAGGCCGCATGGAACTACTAAAACTGTGAGGTACAATACGAAGCGAATCTCAACAATGAACAAAGAGCCCAACCGGTGCGGCATAATGTGCCTCGGGGAGTGTATTCTGGGGGTCTCATAGTTTATACGTTTACTTCCATTTCTTGCCTTAGCAACTGGGTAGTTTCGATGAAAATAACGCTCCTCAGCGTGGACGTTGACTGGTCTTCGCACACAGGTCGACGATAGGGTAATATCAGGGCGTAAAGACTGGAGGAGCAATGAAGGGGATGTTTTTAAGTGCCCTAGAGCTGAGACTGAGGAGTCTAGTCTCTAACGCGCGAGAACAAAGGGCCAAATGGTggagatatatattttttttaatccgtcCCACACTAGATAACGATTAGATTGAACTCGAGATCGTGATTAAGAATgactaataaaataaaatcatgtaGATTGAACACAGCTTTTGGCATTCAGGTGCTAATCCACATCTGGATGGTACCTTTTCATCGATCGATTTTCTTCGGGATTGCTAATTAAATAGGTCGTcttttggaaaaatgaagCATCAACTTATATTTTGAGAAGTCGAGCGATTTTCACGGAACGCTGCTGATGATTAGATAGAGCAACAGTTAGGTCATTTCACGAGAATTAGTGAAATGTATCAATGTCTGCTGTAGGTGAGGAAAttttcaccgaaaaaaaatgtttacattTCTCATGCCATGACTCATCAGCGAGATTAACGGAAGCTTAATGGGGCAGACGGTAGTTACTGTTCACGCTTTAGAAATACTTAACTGTTTCCGAATTCCTGGTGTGAAACTGAtaggaaaatataaatttatcagGAAAAAAAGGAGCATGCACTGAGAATCAAAACCTTACGATTGGCCACTGATTACCAAATCGGCTAGTCGGAGATAGGTGAATAATTAGTAAACCATTAGTATGATGGACTAATCATTCACCTCTTATGATGCACAATATAGAAGTCAAATATTCAAACCAATTCCTGATACTTTcaccgtaattttttaaaattacagAGCCTTGGAATCCTAGGAAGTCTCCCCGCTGCCTGGCTGATCCTAACCCTTCTGGTGCTGCTGGTATATCTGGTGACACGATGCTGCGACCGAAAGCCTCGTCCACGAAGATCCATAACTCTGCTAAAATGTTCCCTAGCTATTCTCGCTATTCTGTGTTCGGGTGCAGTGGCGGTCGGCCTCTACGGCAATGACGATGTGCACAATGGTGTAGTGCACCTCCTCGATGCTGCCAAGCAGGTTGACGCCAGTGTCATATCGGTGAAAAATCAGACTGACACAATTGAGATTATTCTCAAGAAGAAACTCGATCCAGGGCTGACATCACTGAGAGATGATTTTGATGCACCAGTCAGCAATAAAACAGCCGTTGATTATTTACTCAAAGTCTGGGGATATATGACGCAGAATACGTCTATCGCTATTAATCGAACTTATGACATTAGAAAACCACTGAGTGGTATAAGTATAAcgagggaaataaatttgggggaaaaaattgaattattcaggtGGCCTATTACAATGGCTGTACTCAGCACACTTCTCGTACTCTGCGTGGTTCTGCTGGTCGGAGTCGCGCGACATTCACGATGCGCACTCATAACATTCTCAGTTTTTGGTCTATTCGCGGTTATTGTCTCATGGTTAATGGCATCACTCTATCTGGCTACGTCAGTTGCACTCGGTGATTTATGCATTTCACCAGACGGTTATTTAACAAGAGCAGTACCGTCTACACTTACTGCTGAGGTACTCAATTATTACACACACTGTGAGAGCACGAGAAATAATCCATTCACCCAGAGACTCAGGGAGGGACGACTGGCTGCTGGCAATATGAGAGCTAGTCTCAATATTGTACAGAGCATTGCTCTGGATTTGTTCAAGGATCAGAAGGCTAATCTTGCACCTAAACTCAATAGTCTGAAGAGTGAGGTCCATGTTGTGGATAACCTCATGTCGGGATTGGCTACGTTACTTGATTGCAAACCACTTCATAAGCATTATGTTCATGCTGCTAAAAGCCTTTGTCATTTGGGATTATATGGACTTACTTTTATGCTGTTGGCTAGCCTTGCTGCTGGATTGTTCTTCACGGTTCTTGTATGGGTGGACTCTCATACGTGGATTTATATCAGAAAACGGTGAGATGAAATGCTTTACTTTTGTGGTTCTTTTCTTAGTAATTTTATTGGAGAATATTcttttatgaattaatttttgacatcGAAATCCTGATTTCTTTAGCAATTTTACTCTTATTTAATTTATGGCCGAGTATTTATGGTTGATGAAATTGCGTCAATTCCTTACGATTGTTTCAGAAGGGATTATCATCAGGTCGATGAGCAGGATCCATTCCTACCACCGTCGGCAGCATCCCAGGCGATCGCTGCTAGAACACTTCGTGGCCAAGGGTCGTACCCGCCTACAGCCCCTCCTCTTAATCAGAATGCTCATGGCACGAATAATACAATTAAGCAGCCTCTTCTGCTAACGCCGCCCCCGCCATCCTACGCTACTGCGACAGCTCGAGCACGCCAGCTGCACGAGAGCATGTTAAAGTTTGTGcatgttttatattttattttatcaattcagTTATCGAGCTATTTTCAGCAGTCGAGTGGAGAAGGATAATGAGTCTACTTGGGTCCTTGTTGAAGTTTTCAGACATAGTTTTGAATCTAAAAGAAAAGCCCTGaagagaaatttgaaatttcagtctaaaaaactaaatttttcgATAACTAATTTAGCGcatttataaaatcatcaacGAACGTTTGATTTTTGACATGCTTGTTAATTATCAAATACACCAGCATTCTAGTTGAAGTATTTAATATTTGAACTTGAGGGTTTTAATTTGCtggatttaaaaatataaatttagaattttttcgatACAGGGAATTGATTATGAACCATCAGGGTCAACTAAAGAatgtgaaaaatgaatatttgggtATCTCTTTTAAATTCAGATATAGTCGGCGAATTCAACTGGAAGATTGTTATTCTGTCCCACTGCACTACTGAATggattaatttttaacgattCAATTGGTCTAATTATTGTTTCGaagttattgaatatttcgtgGTGATTTAAGCTTCAGATATTTTAGTTGAATTTCGTTCGAGTTCTTTTGATTGTCGATTAGCCGCTGCCTGTCGCAATAATAGAGTTTAGTGGATCGTTTTTTCTTGATATTTATTGTTCACTTCAGAATTCGTGTTATCGCTAGAGATTGTTTCTGAGGATTTAggcgattttttattgaatgcagCTGGCTCCAGATCTCTGTTAGGAATAGGAATGTGCTTTTAGTGAATAGAGTGAACTAATTTTTATGATGTTGGTGATGATAATTAGATATTTCATGATAAAGAGGTGAAACGTAATGAGTGATCTCCAAAGTTATGTGGAAGCGATGAAAGCCATGATAAAAAAGTGTGTTGGTGCTTCCCATAGAATTCATCTCGAGTAGTAAAAATAAGTCTCTGTAATCTGTTGCGTTTCACCAGTTTTTATCTGTACTAACAATTATCTACTGGGGAAGAAGCAGAATGTTGTAACGTTTCTGGCATTACGGTTTACAGAGGTGGGGGTGTTAACGGGAGCAGTGGACTCGGAGATCACAAATCGTCTCAGCATAATCAGCAATCGGCGAGTGGACGAAATGAACACCGTTCTGGACACGGAGATCAACCTGGTCAGTACGCAACTCTAAGCAAGCAGTGTAAAACACTTGAGTCAAGTGATTTTTACTGAGGGCACGCCCCCTCGGAGCCTGGTGAGCAATGCAATAATAAATTCCTCTCAGCTCCATCGGAAACCACTTAGTTAGAATACAAGTTCCCTGGGAACTGACAAAAGATAACTTTCAGGATAAATGACATTAACtctccttctctctgtcccccagGAAGGGAACCACCCTGGACTCCCAGCGTTGCATCCTTCACAGGCACCATGTCTCACAATTCTCACGAACCCGCTCATCTCGCGACATTTCAAGACTCCCGCAAAACTCAAACCCTTGATCCAAAGAATCTTGCTAATTTAAAAAGAGGACCAACACCAGCCTGGAATCAGAATCGTCCACTGCCTCCTAATCCGACGAATCAACATAGCCAGCCAACCTGGGAGTTTGAATCACGATCTCAATCGAACATGAATCAATTTCGCTCCCTTGTTCGTAATAAAGCGCCTAACATAAGAATTCAGGATCAAATGCAGGA from Diachasmimorpha longicaudata isolate KC_UGA_2023 chromosome 1, iyDiaLong2, whole genome shotgun sequence harbors:
- the LOC135163999 gene encoding protein tweety isoform X1, translating into MNLEHVLTSTREDFKTGVSAVQGFITMAIGQQLPEQYTVPPLAKIFHSLPHLNVSLHSVNNTFNPRSEIYLESLGILGSLPAAWLILTLLVLLVYLVTRCCDRKPRPRRSITLLKCSLAILAILCSGAVAVGLYGNDDVHNGVVHLLDAAKQVDASVISVKNQTDTIEIILKKKLDPGLTSLRDDFDAPVSNKTAVDYLLKVWGYMTQNTSIAINRTYDIRKPLSGISITREINLGEKIELFRWPITMAVLSTLLVLCVVLLVGVARHSRCALITFSVFGLFAVIVSWLMASLYLATSVALGDLCISPDGYLTRAVPSTLTAEVLNYYTHCESTRNNPFTQRLREGRLAAGNMRASLNIVQSIALDLFKDQKANLAPKLNSLKSEVHVVDNLMSGLATLLDCKPLHKHYVHAAKSLCHLGLYGLTFMLLASLAAGLFFTVLVWVDSHTWIYIRKRRDYHQVDEQDPFLPPSAASQAIAARTLRGQGSYPPTAPPLNQNAHGTNNTIKQPLLLTPPPPSYATATARARQLHESMLKGGGVNGSSGLGDHKSSQHNQQSASGRNEHRSGHGDQPGREPPWTPSVASFTGTMSHNSHEPAHLATFQDSRKTQTLDPKNLANLKRGPTPAWNQNRPLPPNPTNQHSQPTWEFESRSQSNMNQFRSLVRNKAPNIRIQDQMQDQVRTLDRNFSCNQFNGTAQNNVVPNMYGTYNRARSRQEKASAIPTLSQVQGSDPNLYAVTEL
- the LOC135163999 gene encoding protein tweety isoform X4, with product MNLEHVLTSTREDFKTGVSAVQGFITMAIGQQLPEQYTVPPLAKIFHSLPHLNVSLHSVNNTFNPRSEIYLESLGILGSLPAAWLILTLLVLLVYLVTRCCDRKPRPRRSITLLKCSLAILAILCSGAVAVGLYGNDDVHNGVVHLLDAAKQVDASVISVKNQTDTIEIILKKKLDPGLTSLRDDFDAPVSNKTAVDYLLKVWGYMTQNTSIAINRTYDIRKPLSGISITREINLGEKIELFRWPITMAVLSTLLVLCVVLLVGVARHSRCALITFSVFGLFAVIVSWLMASLYLATSVALGDLCISPDGYLTRAVPSTLTAEVLNYYTHCESTRNNPFTQRLREGRLAAGNMRASLNIVQSIALDLFKDQKANLAPKLNSLKSEVHVVDNLMSGLATLLDCKPLHKHYVHAAKSLCHLGLYGLTFMLLASLAAGLFFTVLVWVDSHTWIYIRKRRDYHQVDEQDPFLPPSAASQAIAARTLRGQGSYPPTAPPLNQNAHGTNNTIKQPLLLTPPPPSYATATARARQLHESMLKGGGVNGSSGLGDHKSSQHNQQSASGRNEHRSGHGDQPGQYATLSKQCKTLESSDFY
- the LOC135163999 gene encoding protein tweety isoform X2: MNLEHVLTSTREDFKTGVSAVQGFITMAIGQQLPEQYTVPPLAKIFHSLPHLNVSLHSVNNTFNPRSEIYLESLGILGSLPAAWLILTLLVLLVYLVTRCCDRKPRPRRSITLLKCSLAILAILCSGAVAVGLYGNDDVHNGVVHLLDAAKQVDASVISVKNQTDTIEIILKKKLDPGLTSLRDDFDAPVSNKTAVDYLLKVWGYMTQNTSIAINRTYDIRKPLSGISITREINLGEKIELFRWPITMAVLSTLLVLCVVLLVGVARHSRCALITFSVFGLFAVIVSWLMASLYLATSVALGDLCISPDGYLTRAVPSTLTAEVLNYYTHCESTRNNPFTQRLREGRLAAGNMRASLNIVQSIALDLFKDQKANLAPKLNSLKSEVHVVDNLMSGLATLLDCKPLHKHYVHAAKSLCHLGLYGLTFMLLASLAAGLFFTVLVWVDSHTWIYIRKRDYHQVDEQDPFLPPSAASQAIAARTLRGQGSYPPTAPPLNQNAHGTNNTIKQPLLLTPPPPSYATATARARQLHESMLKGGGVNGSSGLGDHKSSQHNQQSASGRNEHRSGHGDQPGREPPWTPSVASFTGTMSHNSHEPAHLATFQDSRKTQTLDPKNLANLKRGPTPAWNQNRPLPPNPTNQHSQPTWEFESRSQSNMNQFRSLVRNKAPNIRIQDQMQDQVRTLDRNFSCNQFNGTAQNNVVPNMYGTYNRARSRQEKASAIPTLSQVQGSDPNLYAVTEL
- the LOC135163999 gene encoding protein tweety isoform X3, translating into MAIGQQLPEQYTVPPLAKIFHSLPHLNVSLHSVNNTFNPRSEIYLESLGILGSLPAAWLILTLLVLLVYLVTRCCDRKPRPRRSITLLKCSLAILAILCSGAVAVGLYGNDDVHNGVVHLLDAAKQVDASVISVKNQTDTIEIILKKKLDPGLTSLRDDFDAPVSNKTAVDYLLKVWGYMTQNTSIAINRTYDIRKPLSGISITREINLGEKIELFRWPITMAVLSTLLVLCVVLLVGVARHSRCALITFSVFGLFAVIVSWLMASLYLATSVALGDLCISPDGYLTRAVPSTLTAEVLNYYTHCESTRNNPFTQRLREGRLAAGNMRASLNIVQSIALDLFKDQKANLAPKLNSLKSEVHVVDNLMSGLATLLDCKPLHKHYVHAAKSLCHLGLYGLTFMLLASLAAGLFFTVLVWVDSHTWIYIRKRRDYHQVDEQDPFLPPSAASQAIAARTLRGQGSYPPTAPPLNQNAHGTNNTIKQPLLLTPPPPSYATATARARQLHESMLKGGGVNGSSGLGDHKSSQHNQQSASGRNEHRSGHGDQPGREPPWTPSVASFTGTMSHNSHEPAHLATFQDSRKTQTLDPKNLANLKRGPTPAWNQNRPLPPNPTNQHSQPTWEFESRSQSNMNQFRSLVRNKAPNIRIQDQMQDQVRTLDRNFSCNQFNGTAQNNVVPNMYGTYNRARSRQEKASAIPTLSQVQGSDPNLYAVTEL